A window of Planctomycetota bacterium genomic DNA:
TCCTGAGCCGCGCGGCCGACGCGGTTCACCACGAGGAGATCCTCGGCCTCGCCCAAAGCGGCGTCGCGTTCTTCGACGCCCTCGGACGCGATCCCGCCGAAGCCCGCTCGCTTCTCGAATCCCTCGAACGACGCCTCCAGGCCCTCATCGAACTTTTCCGACGTTCCCCGTGACGCCCGACCTCATCTACGACTGGAACCGGGACGGCGACGCCCCGCCGCGTCCCCCCCGCCCGATCGAGTTCGACGACGAAACCCTCCGCGACGGACTCCAGTCCCCCAGCGTTGTCAACCCTCCCGTGGACCGGAAAATCGAAATCCTCCGCCTCATGGACGCCCTGGGCATCGACACGGCGGATATCGGACTCCCCGGCGCCGGAGGAACCGTGAAGGAAGATACGCTCCTCCTGGCCCGCGCCCTTCAGGAGGAACGCCTCCGCCTGGCCGCCAACTGCGCCGCCCGGACCCTCGAGGCCGACATCCGCCCCATCGTCGAGATCGTCCAGAAAACCGGTCGACCCATCGAGGCCTGCCTCTTCATCGGCTCCTCCCCCATCCGCCGCTACGCCGAGGACTGGACCCTCGAGGACATCCTCCAGCACACCCGCCGCGCCGTCACCTTCGCCGTCCGCGAAGGGCTCGAGGTGATGTACGTCACCGAGGACACCACCCGCGCCCATCCGGCCGACCTCGAGCGCCTCTACCTTGCGGCCATCGAGTGCGGCGCCCGTCGCATCTGCCTGTGCGACACCTGCGGCCACGCCACCCCCTACGGCACGGCCCGCCTCGTCCGGTACGTCCGCGCCTTCCTGGCCTCGCGCGGCCTGAACCACGTCAAGGTGGACTTCCACGGCCACATGGACCGCGGCCTCGGCGTCTGGAACGCCGTCGCCGCGATCGAGGCCGGCGCCGACCGCGTCCACGGCACCGCCCTGGGGATCGGCGAACGCGTCGGCAACGCGCCGCTCGACCAGATTCTCGTCAACCTCAAGCTCCTGGGCTGGATCGACCGAGACCTCACCCGCCTGGCGGAATACTGCCGGAAGGTGTCCGAATACTGCGGCGTCCCGATCCCGCCCGGCTACCCCGTGGTCGGCAAGGACGCCTTCGAAACCGCCACGGGAGTCCACGCCGCGGCCATTCTCAAGGCCCTCCGGAAAGGAGACCGCGCGCTCGCCGACCGGGTCTATTCCGGCGTCCCGGCGTCCGAATTCGGCCGCGAACAGGTCATCACCGTCGGCCCCATGAGCGGACGCTCCAACGTCCTCTGGTGGATGGAGCGCCACGGAGTGCGGCCCGAGGAATCCCTGATCGCGGCCGTCCTCGAACGCGCCAAACGCTCCGACCGCATCCTGAACGACGAGGAGATCTGGGATGTCCTCCGAAACAAAGCCTGAGGCCGCCCTCCTCGCGGGCGCCATCGTCCTGGCCGCCTTCATCGTCGTCGCCGGGCTCCTCTTCCTGCGGTTCCTCCCATGAAGCGCCGCCGCCCCCTCATCGGCATCAACTGCAAACTGACGACCTCCGAGGGAGACCCCACCTACGCCCTCGACCGCCTCTACGTGGACGCCGTCTGGAAGGCCGGCGGCACGCCCCTGCTCATGCCCTTCTTCCGCTCCCGCCGCGAGGCGTCCGATTTCCTCGAACGCCTGGACGGGGTCCTCATGACGGGCGGCCCCGACGTCAACCCGCGCCGCTGGGGCGAAGCCCCCCACCCCAAGACCCGGCTTCTCCACCCCGACCGCGAAAAGAGCGATTTCTGGGTCCTCGAGGAGGTCCTCCGTCGCGACCTTCCCCTTCTGGCCGTCTGCTGCGCCTGCCAGGAGCTCAATGTGGCCCTCGGAGGCTCTCTTCACCAGCACCTCCCGGACCTCCCGGGAGTCCGGCGCCATGCCGGAGGCGTGCGCCATCCGGTGGACGTGACGCCCGGCTCGAAGCTGCGGGAGATCCTGGGCGGCTCGCACACGGGGGTCAATTCCTGGCACCACCAGGCCTGCCGGGAGATCGGCCGGGGCCTCTCGGTCGCCGCGTACGCCCCGGACGGGGTCGTCGAGGCCGTCGAAAGCTCCCGCCATCGCTTCGTCGTGGGCGTCCAGTGGCATCCCGAGCGGATGTCCGGCGACCGCCGCCAGCGCGCCCTCTTCCGGGCGCTCGTGGCGGAAGCCGGCCGACCTCCCTGAGGCGCCGAAGTTCCAGCCTCGGGACGGCGAAGACGGCTAACATTCCCGCCCCCCGCGGTTCAGTGAAGTGGCCGTTGCCGTTGGAAAGGACCGCCGTGCTGAAGTGGACCTCTCTGGACGGAGCCGGCGTCGAATGGCTCCGCGATCACCCCAACACGTACGTCCGGCTGGAGCTGCCGTGGCTGGAGTACCTGCGCTCCCGCTTCGACCTCCGGGTGGCCCGTCCTCTCGGCCGGACCAAGTTCGGACAGCACGTGGAGGAATACCGGGAGCACCGGGAGGACCGCGCGCTCCACGTGCGCCAGTTCTCCGACCATCTGGTCATCCACACGGACTGGTGGAATCCGGACTGGAGCTGGGCCGCCTTCTTCCGCCACCTCGTGCGCGACACGCCCGTGCCGCACATCGGGCTGGCGATCGGCCTGGCGGGACTGGCGCTCTACCTGGCGCTCGGGTGAATCACTCCTCGAGCCCGAACTCGCGCATCCAGTAATCGACCTCGCCCGGAGGGACGCCGCCCGGCTCGGGGGGCTCGCCGGAACCCGGCCCCTCGAGCCGGCGCAGGAACTCCCGGCACGAGACGACCCGGAAGCGGCGCTTCCGGGCCCCGGTCGCGATGGCCCGGTCGTCGCTGACCACGGTGTAGGCCGTCCGGTCGGACGTCGAAGCGAGCGTCCGTAGAATTTCCTCGTCCGCCGTGCGGCCCTCGGCAACGCCCCGGATTTCGACCGCGCCGCGGGTCTCGAGGGCGCGCAGGCCCGCCGTGGGATCGAAGACGATCCGCGCCCGGTAGCCTTCCCGGCGGCACCAGGCCTCGACCCGCGCCACCATCCGCTCGCGCGCCTCGGCCGTGGGCCGGCCGCCGGCGATCGCGTGAAGCAGATTGTACCCGTCGATCAGAAACACAGCCGGCCGCCGACCAGGACGTGGCGGGCCCGGCCGCGCAGGGTCATTCCCTCGAACGGCGTGGAGCGGCCGCGCGAGCGGAACGCGGCGGGATCGACCGTCCAGGTCGCCTCCGGATCGATCAGGGTGAGATCCGCGTCGGCCCCCGGCTCGAGGCGTCCCTTCGCGCGCAGCCCGAGAATCCGCGCCGGGGCGGCGGTCATCGCCTCGATCGCCCGTTCGAAGGGGATCCGGGTGAGCGTCAGAACCGCCCCGAGCGTCGTCTCGAGCCCCACGACGCCGTTCGGGCAGGCCGCCAGCTCCCGCTCCTTCTCCTCCACCGTGTGGGGCGCATGATCGCTGGCGATCGCGTCGATCGTCCCGTCGGCCACCGCCTCGGCCACGGCTTCCACGTCCTCGCGGGTCCGCAGCGGCGGGTTCATCTTGAAGCGCGACTCGTAGCCCCGCAGGCGTTCGTCGGTGAGCGTCAGGTGGTGGGGCGACGCCTCGGCGGTCACGCGGATCCCCAGCTTCTTGGCGCGCCGGACGACGTCCACGGTCTCCCGGGCGCTCACGTGGCAGAGGTGCACATGCCCGCCCGTGAGGGCGGCCAGGTAGACGTCCCGCGCGGCGAGGATCGCCTCCGCGGCGTTCGGCGCCCCCCGGAGCCCCAGCTCCGCGGAGACGCGGCCTTCGTTCATGACGGCCCCGCGGGTGAGCGTCGTATCCTCGCAGTGGCTGAGGATCGGGCGGTCGAGCATGCGGGCGTACTCCAGCGCCCGGCGCATGAGCTCGGAGTCGAGGATCGGATGGCCGTCGTCGGAAAAGGCCACCGCGCCCGCTTCCGCCATGCTCCCCAGCTCCGCCAGCTCCTTCCCCTCGAGCCCCCGGGTGACCGCCCCCACCGGAAAGACATGGGCCATTCCCGCCCGCCGGGAGCGCTCCAGGACGTAGATCACGCCGGCGGCGTCGTCGCAGGGACGGCCGGAGTTGGCCATGGCGGCCACGCTCGTAAACCCTCCCGCCACCGCCGCCGCCGCCCCCGAGGCGATCGTCTCCTTGTCCTCCCGGCCGGGCTCCCGAAGGTGCACGTGCATGTCGATGAGGCCGGGAACGACGATAAGTCCCCGCGCGTCCAGGACGGTTTCGGCCCGGTCGGCGATCTTCCCCACGCGGACGATCTTCCCGCCGTCCACGAGGACGTCGAACGGGCGGCCGCCCTGGATCAGGATCACGACGCCGCCTCCGAAAGGAGAAGCAACACCGCCGCCCGGACCCAGACGCCGTTGGACACCTGGTGGAGGATGACGGACCGGTCGCTGTCGGCCGCCTCGGCGCAGATCTCGACGCCCCGGTTCATGGGGCCGGGGTGCATGACGATCGCCCCGGGCCGCAGCATCGCCAGACGCTCCCGCGTCAGTCCGAAGAAGCGCACGTATTCCGGAACCGAGGGGAAAAGCCCCGCCTGCTGGCGCTCCAGCTGGAGCCGAAGCATCATGACGACGTCGTGTTCCCGGAGCGCCCGGTCGAAGTCGTGGGTGACGGGCGCGTCGAGGTCGCGCGGAACGAGCGTGGGGGGACCCACCAGGGTCACGTCGTTCCCGAGCTTTCGTAGGGCCCAGAGGTTGGAGCGGGCCACGCGGCTGTGGGCGATGTCCCCGACGAGCGCCACGCGGAGTCCGGAGAGGCGCCCCAGGCGCTGGCGGATCGTCAGAAGATCGAGAAGCGCCTGCGTGGGGTGCTCGTGCGCGCCGTCCCCGGCGTTGACGACGGAGCTCCGCACGAGGCGCGAGAGAAAATGGGGCGCCCCCGAGGCGCCGTGCCGGATCGCCGTGAAGTGGACCCCCATGGACTCGATCGTCCGGGCGGTGTCCTTGAGGCTTTCGCCCTTGGCCAGGCTCGAGGCGGAGGGAGAGAAGTCGATGACCTCCGCGCCCAGGCGCCGGGCGGCCAGGACGAACGACGTCTTCGTGCGGGTGGAGGGTTCGACGAAGAAGGTGAACAGACGCCGGCCGCGCAGGGGGGCGACCTCCTCCCGCAGGGCGGCCAGCTCCTCGGCCACGGAGAGAACGAGCGCGATGTCGTCGGCGGAAAGGTCGCGGGTCCCGAGGAGGTGGCGGTGCGTCCACGCCCGGCAGCGGGTCCGGAGGGCCTCGAGCGCCATCGGGGCGGGAGTGTATCACACCCCGCGGCGCCTGGCAACGGCGGGAAGAAGCTACAGCTCCCGGATCCGGATGTTCCGGAACTCGACACGCGTGCCGTGGCCCAGGAAGCCGATGTGCCCCTTCGCGTTCCTGAGCCCGGGATGCTTGCGCAGAACCTGCTCATCCCGGATTTCATCGAGGTCCGCGTCCACGATCACGGCGCCGTTGAGCTTCACCGTGATCCGGCGGCCGCGGGCGGTGATCTCCTCTTCGTTCCACTCCCCGACGGGCTTGAGGTGCCCCCGCCGGGCGGGAACGACGTCGTAGATCGAGCCGTGATACTGGGTGGGCCGCAGGTTCTGATACTTGGATCCCGAGTCGTCGAGAATCTGGATCTCCATGCCCACGTAGGCGGCGTCCCCCTCCAGGGGCGCGCGGATGCCGACGCCGTTGTTGGCGTTCGGGGTCAGCCGGAACTCGAAGCGGAAGACGAAATCCCCGTATTCCTTCTCCGTGAAGAGATTTCCGCCGTCCTTCTCCGTGCAGAACAGGATTCCGTTTTCGACCTGGTAGCCCCGGCCGGTCTTGTTCTCGCCGCTCCCCTTGCGGCCGTAGATCCAGCCCGAAAGGTCCTTTCCGTTGAAAAGCGGCACGAATCCCTCTTCGGACGAGTCCTGCCCCGGCGACGCGCACGCCGTGGAGGCGGCCAGGGTCCAGAGCGCCAGCATCCGGTTCATCGTCGTTCTCCTGGGGGAAAGAACGCCGTTCAGATACATCCCGCGGGGCGGCGGCGTCAAAGGATTTCTCGCGCCGGGCTCACCGGCGCTGCGTTTCGACAGGCGGGCCGGGAAGGGGCGGAACGGCCTTGCGGAGGAAGAGCAGCGCGAAGCAGGTATCCCACACCTCGTGGCCGCCCTCCCGGCAGGTCCATGCGCCGCTGGAGCGCTGCGTCTCCAGAAGCGCCTCCACGCCCTCCGCGTACCACGCATGCTTCCCGATCGTCTCGGTGCCGTAGAGGATCGCCGCGCGCTCGAGGGCATAGAGGTAGTAATAGAACATGTAGGAAGACCGCCCGCCGCCGTGCTCGGGGGAACCCGGATTCTCCCTGGCCGAGAAGTGGCGCGCCAGCCACTCCAGCCCCGCGCGCACCTCCGGGTCGCGCCGCCAGTCCCGCCCGAGAAGATAGTCGTAAATGACCAGGCTCCCCACGGCCCCCGCGGTCATCGACCCGTAGCCCCGGTGCCCCGCATGGTCGCGGCCCCCGTAACACCAGCCGTCGGCGCCGCCCGGGGCGCGCGTATCCCGGATCTGCGCCGACCTCCACCACGCGGCGGCGCGTTCCAGAACCGAGGGATGGACCTCGACGCCCGCCTCGAAACAGGCCCGCAGGCCGAGCGCGGCGAACATCGAATTCGAGTTATCCCCCGCCTCGGGCCCTTCGCGCATCTTGCGGATGAAGATCCGCCGGCGGACCTCGGGCTTGGTGCGCTCGGAGCCCGACGGAAACTCCCGGACCGCCTTCGGCGCGCGGATAGCCGGGACGTC
This region includes:
- a CDS encoding LeuA family protein — encoded protein: MTPDLIYDWNRDGDAPPRPPRPIEFDDETLRDGLQSPSVVNPPVDRKIEILRLMDALGIDTADIGLPGAGGTVKEDTLLLARALQEERLRLAANCAARTLEADIRPIVEIVQKTGRPIEACLFIGSSPIRRYAEDWTLEDILQHTRRAVTFAVREGLEVMYVTEDTTRAHPADLERLYLAAIECGARRICLCDTCGHATPYGTARLVRYVRAFLASRGLNHVKVDFHGHMDRGLGVWNAVAAIEAGADRVHGTALGIGERVGNAPLDQILVNLKLLGWIDRDLTRLAEYCRKVSEYCGVPIPPGYPVVGKDAFETATGVHAAAILKALRKGDRALADRVYSGVPASEFGREQVITVGPMSGRSNVLWWMERHGVRPEESLIAAVLERAKRSDRILNDEEIWDVLRNKA
- a CDS encoding gamma-glutamyl-gamma-aminobutyrate hydrolase family protein, with translation MKRRRPLIGINCKLTTSEGDPTYALDRLYVDAVWKAGGTPLLMPFFRSRREASDFLERLDGVLMTGGPDVNPRRWGEAPHPKTRLLHPDREKSDFWVLEEVLRRDLPLLAVCCACQELNVALGGSLHQHLPDLPGVRRHAGGVRHPVDVTPGSKLREILGGSHTGVNSWHHQACREIGRGLSVAAYAPDGVVEAVESSRHRFVVGVQWHPERMSGDRRQRALFRALVAEAGRPP
- a CDS encoding NYN domain-containing protein, which codes for MFLIDGYNLLHAIAGGRPTAEARERMVARVEAWCRREGYRARIVFDPTAGLRALETRGAVEIRGVAEGRTADEEILRTLASTSDRTAYTVVSDDRAIATGARKRRFRVVSCREFLRRLEGPGSGEPPEPGGVPPGEVDYWMREFGLEE
- a CDS encoding dihydroorotase; the protein is MILIQGGRPFDVLVDGGKIVRVGKIADRAETVLDARGLIVVPGLIDMHVHLREPGREDKETIASGAAAAVAGGFTSVAAMANSGRPCDDAAGVIYVLERSRRAGMAHVFPVGAVTRGLEGKELAELGSMAEAGAVAFSDDGHPILDSELMRRALEYARMLDRPILSHCEDTTLTRGAVMNEGRVSAELGLRGAPNAAEAILAARDVYLAALTGGHVHLCHVSARETVDVVRRAKKLGIRVTAEASPHHLTLTDERLRGYESRFKMNPPLRTREDVEAVAEAVADGTIDAIASDHAPHTVEEKERELAACPNGVVGLETTLGAVLTLTRIPFERAIEAMTAAPARILGLRAKGRLEPGADADLTLIDPEATWTVDPAAFRSRGRSTPFEGMTLRGRARHVLVGGRLCF
- a CDS encoding aspartate carbamoyltransferase catalytic subunit, translated to MALEALRTRCRAWTHRHLLGTRDLSADDIALVLSVAEELAALREEVAPLRGRRLFTFFVEPSTRTKTSFVLAARRLGAEVIDFSPSASSLAKGESLKDTARTIESMGVHFTAIRHGASGAPHFLSRLVRSSVVNAGDGAHEHPTQALLDLLTIRQRLGRLSGLRVALVGDIAHSRVARSNLWALRKLGNDVTLVGPPTLVPRDLDAPVTHDFDRALREHDVVMMLRLQLERQQAGLFPSVPEYVRFFGLTRERLAMLRPGAIVMHPGPMNRGVEICAEAADSDRSVILHQVSNGVWVRAAVLLLLSEAAS
- a CDS encoding DUF1080 domain-containing protein, with protein sequence MNRMLALWTLAASTACASPGQDSSEEGFVPLFNGKDLSGWIYGRKGSGENKTGRGYQVENGILFCTEKDGGNLFTEKEYGDFVFRFEFRLTPNANNGVGIRAPLEGDAAYVGMEIQILDDSGSKYQNLRPTQYHGSIYDVVPARRGHLKPVGEWNEEEITARGRRITVKLNGAVIVDADLDEIRDEQVLRKHPGLRNAKGHIGFLGHGTRVEFRNIRIREL
- a CDS encoding prenyltransferase/squalene oxidase repeat-containing protein codes for the protein PAAPKAPPPPVVAAPAEAPVESPAAERPARPAAPAPAKARPNAATPPPHVIEVRRTPEEAVRAGVSFLRTLAGGEPRTDELVLWTFVHAGVPENDPDRQRLLKAILDRRLERTYNVALQAMILEEIDRVKYQPRIAQCAQFLADNQCRNGQWSYGDPSIFVDDLAVSVPTRDVPAIRAPKAVREFPSGSERTKPEVRRRIFIRKMREGPEAGDNSNSMFAALGLRACFEAGVEVHPSVLERAAAWWRSAQIRDTRAPGGADGWCYGGRDHAGHRGYGSMTAGAVGSLVIYDYLLGRDWRRDPEVRAGLEWLARHFSARENPGSPEHGGGRSSYMFYYYLYALERAAILYGTETIGKHAWYAEGVEALLETQRSSGAWTCREGGHEVWDTCFALLFLRKAVPPLPGPPVETQRR